One Aegilops tauschii subsp. strangulata cultivar AL8/78 chromosome 7, Aet v6.0, whole genome shotgun sequence genomic window carries:
- the LOC109738399 gene encoding heterogeneous nuclear ribonucleoprotein 1 isoform X3 gives MGKSEARPKGYGGGDVGGSGSPGKIFVGGLPRDTTLATFQKHFGNYGEIVDSVIMKNKQTSQPRGFGFITYSDPAIVDKVMEDTHVINGKQVEIKRTIPKDYMQSNPKDFRTKKIFVGGLPPILTEDDLKDFFEKYGAVVEHQIMRDHQTRRSRGFGFVVFESEEVVDDLLANGNMIDLAGSKLP, from the exons ATGGGGAAGTCGGAGGCGAGACCCAAGGGCTATGGCGGCGGCGATGTTGGCGGCAGCGGAAGCCCCGG GAAGATCTTCGTCGGAGGCCTCCCGCGCGACACCACACTAG CCACATTTCAGAAGCATTTTGGCAACTATGGGGAGATAGTTGATTCGGTGATAATGAAAAATAAGCAGACATCTCAGCCAAGGGGTTTTGGCTTTATTACATATTCTGACCCTGCTATTGTTGATAAAGTGATGGAGGACACCCATGTCATCAATGGAAAGCAA GTTGAGATAAAGAGAACCATTCCAAAAGATTATATGCAGTCCAACCCTAAGGATTTCAGAACTAAAAAGATATTTGTTGGTGGCCTTCCCCCAATACTGACAGAAG ATGATCTCAAGGATTTCTTCGAAAAATATGGAGCTGTGGTTGAGCACCAGATTATGCGTGATCATCAAACAAGACGCTCCCGAGGCTTTGGATTTGTTGTTTTTGAATCTGAGGAGGTTGTAGATGATCTGTTAGCAAATGGGAATATGATTGATCTTGCTGGTTCGAAG ttgccatga
- the LOC120969420 gene encoding uncharacterized protein: MIHSYTLYLCCRGIAKAGKKQKLGGSSKDPKTAEPEKQSADISEALTQDPAKPINDPPLSIDATVPEEMDTEFEMDTEFNPAASHDPPSPKSSTPPKPAKAIPLEKDSNDVTITGTTHTAPGASNVLAKHGTKEESPSLDKGKGKLDLESYTALSASDIHAGYLNRLHTSRDLEAGLVNLMKERYEVELNMKESQVGDLRKSLKLQQTETSKAKSELKASLEEIEKVKAGFDIERAA; the protein is encoded by the exons ATGATACACTCATATACTTTGTATCTTTGTTGCAGAGGTATTGCCAAAGCAGGCAAGAAACAGAAGCTGGGCGGGTCTTCAAAGGATCCCAAAACTGCTGAACCAGAGAAGCAGTCTGCAGATATTTCTGAGGCCCTCACCCAAGACCCGGCAAAACCTATTAATGACCCGCCACTGTCAATCGATGCCACCGTCCCTGAGGAAATGGATACTGAATTTGAAATGGATACTGAATTTAACCCGGCGGCCAGCCATGACCCGCCGAGCCCCAAGTCGTCGACTCCTCCAAAGCCAGCTAAAGCGATCCCTCTTGAAAAGGACTCTAATGACGTGACCATCACTGGGACGACTCATACAGCTCCAGGGGCTTCCAATGTGCTAGCTAAGCATGGTACCAAAGAAGAATCTCCTTCCTTGGACAAAGGCAAGGGGAAGCTGGACCTGGAAAGCTACACTGCCCTCAGTGCAAGCGACATCCACGCAGGCTATCTGAACCGCCTTCATACTAGTCGTGACCTGGAAGCCGGCTTAGTGAACCTTATGAAGGAACGCTATGAG GTAGAATTGAACATGAAGGAATCGCAAGTTGGCGATTTAAGAAAAAGTTTAAAGCTGCAGCAGACAGAAACCTCCAAGGCCAAGTCCGAGCTGAAGGCCTCATTAGAAGAAATTGAGAAAGTTAAAGCAGGTTTTGACATTGAGAGAGCCGCCTAG
- the LOC109738399 gene encoding heterogeneous nuclear ribonucleoprotein 1 isoform X2, with the protein MGKSEARPKGYGGGDVGGSGSPGKIFVGGLPRDTTLATFQKHFGNYGEIVDSVIMKNKQTSQPRGFGFITYSDPAIVDKVMEDTHVINGKQVEIKRTIPKDYMQSNPKDFRTKKIFVGGLPPILTEDDLKDFFEKYGAVVEHQIMRDHQTRRSRGFGFVVFESEEVVDDLLANGNMIDLAGSKKSSTRKPDDGYDF; encoded by the exons ATGGGGAAGTCGGAGGCGAGACCCAAGGGCTATGGCGGCGGCGATGTTGGCGGCAGCGGAAGCCCCGG GAAGATCTTCGTCGGAGGCCTCCCGCGCGACACCACACTAG CCACATTTCAGAAGCATTTTGGCAACTATGGGGAGATAGTTGATTCGGTGATAATGAAAAATAAGCAGACATCTCAGCCAAGGGGTTTTGGCTTTATTACATATTCTGACCCTGCTATTGTTGATAAAGTGATGGAGGACACCCATGTCATCAATGGAAAGCAA GTTGAGATAAAGAGAACCATTCCAAAAGATTATATGCAGTCCAACCCTAAGGATTTCAGAACTAAAAAGATATTTGTTGGTGGCCTTCCCCCAATACTGACAGAAG ATGATCTCAAGGATTTCTTCGAAAAATATGGAGCTGTGGTTGAGCACCAGATTATGCGTGATCATCAAACAAGACGCTCCCGAGGCTTTGGATTTGTTGTTTTTGAATCTGAGGAGGTTGTAGATGATCTGTTAGCAAATGGGAATATGATTGATCTTGCTGGTTCGAAG AAATCATCTACGCGTAAGCCGGATGATGGTTACGATTTTTAA
- the LOC109738399 gene encoding uncharacterized protein isoform X1 — protein sequence MGKSEARPKGYGGGDVGGSGSPGKIFVGGLPRDTTLATFQKHFGNYGEIVDSVIMKNKQTSQPRGFGFITYSDPAIVDKVMEDTHVINGKQVEIKRTIPKDYMQSNPKDFRTKKIFVGGLPPILTEDDLKDFFEKYGAVVEHQIMRDHQTRRSRGFGFVVFESEEVVDDLLANGNMIDLAGSKVEIKKAEPKKSSNLPTSTGSDSRSAYGRDSRDHPSGDDRGGLADAYSSYNNGGFGPYRNHGGFVGGHGGVRDYHERYSHYYPGLGGYEGMSSFGYPSRFGPYGGGFDGPYAGGNLCGYRRGGDESFGGPGSYSFGGAMYAGAYDPALGVYAPGGTPDMMNRGSFAPGRYHPY from the exons ATGGGGAAGTCGGAGGCGAGACCCAAGGGCTATGGCGGCGGCGATGTTGGCGGCAGCGGAAGCCCCGG GAAGATCTTCGTCGGAGGCCTCCCGCGCGACACCACACTAG CCACATTTCAGAAGCATTTTGGCAACTATGGGGAGATAGTTGATTCGGTGATAATGAAAAATAAGCAGACATCTCAGCCAAGGGGTTTTGGCTTTATTACATATTCTGACCCTGCTATTGTTGATAAAGTGATGGAGGACACCCATGTCATCAATGGAAAGCAA GTTGAGATAAAGAGAACCATTCCAAAAGATTATATGCAGTCCAACCCTAAGGATTTCAGAACTAAAAAGATATTTGTTGGTGGCCTTCCCCCAATACTGACAGAAG ATGATCTCAAGGATTTCTTCGAAAAATATGGAGCTGTGGTTGAGCACCAGATTATGCGTGATCATCAAACAAGACGCTCCCGAGGCTTTGGATTTGTTGTTTTTGAATCTGAGGAGGTTGTAGATGATCTGTTAGCAAATGGGAATATGATTGATCTTGCTGGTTCGAAG GTGGAGATCAAGAAAGCAGAACCAAAGAAATCCTCAAATCTGCCAACATCAACTGGTAGTGATTCTAGATCAGCATATGGTAGGGATTCTAGGGACCATCCTTCTGGGGATGACCGTGGTGGACTGGCTGATGCTTATAGCAGCTACAACAATGGTGGATTTGGTCCTTATAGGAACCATGGAGGTTTTGTTGGTGGTCACGGCGGGGTACGTGACTACCATGAGCGATACAGTCATTACTATCCGGGATTAGGAGGCTATGAAGGCATGTCTTCCTTTGGTTATCCTAGCCGTTTTGGGCCATATGGAGGAGGCTTTGATGGACCTTATGCTGGAGGGAACTTGTGTGGCTACAGGCGGGGTGGTGATGAGAGCTTTGGTGGCCCTGGTAGTTATAGCTTTGGTGGCGCCATGTATGCTGGGGCATATGATCCTGCACTAGGTGTTTATGCACCTGGCGGCACACCTGATATGATGAATAGGGGAAGTTTTGCCCCAGGACGATATCACCCATATTGA